In Flavobacterium cerinum, one genomic interval encodes:
- the gldE gene encoding gliding motility-associated protein GldE: MDPGPVSLISTIDFNLIFLIIGILFLLLCSALISGAETALFSLSKKDVESLETFDNVRGKQIRRLLEAPKKLSMTFLVANNFSNIAVVVLFSYLGERIFSESMAISTKILLEIALVTLLILFFGEVLPKMYATRNNIKFAKGVSQLVVFLDKLLTPVSIPLRKIIIYLHKKMGREKENFSVDQLSQALEMTDYGDTTKEEQKILEGIVNFGNTEARQVMSPRIDVFALDIEDSFSEVLSEIVEKGYSRIPVFREHIDHIEGVLFVKDLLPYIDQSDFEWQKLLREPFFVPENKKLDNLLKEFQGMKNHLAIVVDEYGGTSGVISLEDILEEIVGDISDEFDDENIVYSQIDTKNFLFEGKISLKDFYRIAPVKEEVFEANKGESETLAGFILEISGNFPKKHQKINFADCIFTVESVDKRRVKQIKVTLLDE, from the coding sequence TTGGACCCAGGCCCCGTCAGTTTAATAAGTACAATAGATTTTAACCTTATTTTTTTAATAATAGGAATACTTTTCCTGTTACTTTGTTCTGCACTGATATCCGGTGCGGAAACTGCGCTCTTCTCACTTAGCAAAAAAGACGTTGAAAGTCTGGAAACATTCGACAATGTCAGAGGGAAACAAATCAGAAGATTACTGGAAGCACCTAAAAAGTTGTCAATGACTTTTTTAGTGGCTAATAACTTTTCTAATATTGCAGTTGTTGTGCTTTTCTCATATCTCGGTGAAAGAATTTTCTCCGAGTCAATGGCGATCAGTACAAAAATCCTACTCGAAATTGCACTTGTAACGCTATTGATTCTTTTCTTCGGAGAAGTATTGCCTAAAATGTATGCTACCCGAAACAATATCAAATTTGCCAAAGGTGTTAGTCAATTGGTTGTTTTTTTGGATAAATTGTTGACTCCGGTTAGCATTCCGTTGCGAAAAATTATTATTTACCTGCATAAAAAAATGGGTAGAGAAAAAGAGAATTTTTCCGTGGATCAATTATCGCAGGCACTGGAAATGACAGACTATGGCGATACAACAAAAGAAGAGCAGAAAATACTGGAAGGAATCGTGAATTTCGGAAATACCGAAGCCCGACAAGTTATGAGTCCGAGAATAGATGTATTTGCATTGGATATTGAAGACTCGTTTTCAGAAGTACTTAGCGAGATTGTAGAAAAGGGATACTCGCGAATTCCTGTTTTTAGAGAACATATCGATCATATTGAAGGTGTTTTATTTGTGAAGGATTTATTGCCTTACATTGATCAGTCAGATTTTGAATGGCAAAAACTACTTCGTGAGCCTTTCTTTGTTCCGGAGAATAAAAAACTGGATAACCTGTTGAAGGAATTTCAGGGAATGAAAAATCATTTGGCTATTGTGGTTGATGAATATGGGGGAACTTCCGGAGTGATCTCATTGGAAGATATCCTGGAGGAAATTGTAGGCGATATCAGTGATGAGTTTGATGATGAAAATATTGTCTATTCGCAGATTGATACTAAAAACTTTTTATTTGAAGGTAAAATTAGTTTAAAGGATTTTTATCGGATAGCTCCGGTAAAAGAAGAGGTTTTTGAAGCTAATAAAGGCGAGTCGGAAACACTGGCCGGATTTATTTTAGAAATTTCGGGAAATTTTCCGAAAAAGCATCAGAAAATAAATTTTGCAGATTGTATATTTACGGTCGAATCGGTGGATAAACGCCGGGTCAAACAAATTAAAGTAACCTTACTTGATGAATAG
- the gldD gene encoding gliding motility lipoprotein GldD, giving the protein MNSLFRNITFALLTGAGLLFTACKGDVVPKPKAHLRLDYPKPEYMPFMDGCAFTFDVNQRVTITKKGECGFDITYPNMKGTIYIDYKPVNNNIDVLLRDAQKLTYEHVVKADDIQEQPFVNPRDKVYGMFYQVGGNAATNAQFYLTDSTRHFVVGSVYFYTKPNFDSILPAASYIKNDMRKIMETLQWKK; this is encoded by the coding sequence ATGAATAGCCTATTTAGAAATATAACTTTTGCATTGTTAACCGGAGCGGGATTACTGTTTACAGCTTGTAAAGGAGATGTAGTGCCTAAACCGAAAGCGCATTTACGATTGGATTATCCTAAGCCGGAATATATGCCGTTTATGGATGGTTGTGCTTTTACTTTTGATGTTAACCAACGGGTTACAATTACCAAAAAAGGGGAATGTGGTTTTGATATCACGTATCCGAATATGAAAGGAACGATTTATATTGATTATAAGCCGGTAAATAATAATATAGATGTTTTACTGCGTGATGCACAAAAACTGACATATGAACATGTGGTTAAGGCCGATGATATTCAGGAGCAGCCGTTTGTAAATCCAAGAGATAAAGTATATGGAATGTTTTATCAGGTTGGAGGAAATGCGGCTACGAATGCTCAGTTTTATCTGACTGACAGTACCCGGCATTTTGTTGTGGGATCGGTTTACTTTTATACCAAACCTAATTTTGATTCGATACTCCCGGCCGCAAGTTATATTAAAAACGATATGCGGAAGATTATGGAGACATTACAGTGGAAAAAATAA
- a CDS encoding heavy-metal-associated domain-containing protein, giving the protein MNITKKIAVLTFATFALVSCKKEEKNTTEGTVATENTKEVAAKMETASFTIEGMTCAMGCAATIENKLGRLDGVTSAKVDFETKTATVEFDANKQTATTLTQTVEGVADGKTYKVSHMKSEANKA; this is encoded by the coding sequence ATGAATATCACTAAAAAAATAGCCGTACTGACATTTGCAACTTTCGCATTAGTAAGCTGTAAAAAAGAAGAGAAGAATACTACTGAAGGCACTGTTGCAACAGAAAACACTAAAGAAGTTGCTGCTAAAATGGAAACAGCCAGCTTTACTATCGAAGGAATGACCTGTGCGATGGGTTGTGCTGCGACAATCGAAAACAAATTGGGACGTCTTGACGGTGTAACATCGGCTAAAGTTGATTTTGAAACCAAAACGGCTACTGTGGAATTCGATGCAAACAAGCAAACAGCAACTACATTAACACAAACTGTTGAAGGTGTAGCTGACGGAAAAACATATAAAGTTTCTCATATGAAATCAGAAGCTAACAAAGCGTAA
- a CDS encoding DMT family transporter has product MTKQIKWILLVGLSLIWGSSFILIKKGLIGLTPFQLGGLRILFAAFFLLIVGFRSLTKIPSEKWKYIVLTAFVGTFMPVFLFAFAQTEISSATSAILNSLTPLNTLLLGAFVFGLEFQRRQFFGVLIGLIGCVVLIYSGAKNNPGQNYYFAILVVIAAVCYAMNVNLIKKYLSDVNSLSITTGNFLVLMIPAFAVLFCTDFFQVMDKVEVRESAMYIAVLGVLGTGIANIVFFRLIQMSSPIFASSVTYLIPVVAFVWGVLDHEKMELFQIVGAVIILIGVYFSARK; this is encoded by the coding sequence ATGACAAAACAGATCAAGTGGATATTGTTAGTCGGGCTTTCTTTAATCTGGGGTAGTTCGTTTATCCTGATCAAGAAGGGACTGATTGGATTAACGCCTTTCCAATTGGGAGGATTAAGGATTTTATTTGCAGCCTTTTTTTTGCTGATCGTTGGCTTTCGAAGTCTTACCAAAATACCGTCGGAGAAATGGAAGTATATAGTTTTAACGGCATTCGTGGGGACTTTTATGCCGGTATTTCTGTTTGCGTTTGCTCAAACGGAAATCAGTAGTGCAACCAGTGCAATTTTAAATTCCCTGACACCTTTAAATACCTTGCTGTTAGGTGCATTTGTATTTGGATTAGAATTTCAACGCAGACAGTTTTTTGGTGTGTTGATCGGGTTGATCGGATGCGTTGTCCTGATTTATTCCGGAGCGAAGAATAACCCGGGACAGAATTATTATTTTGCGATTCTGGTTGTGATTGCCGCAGTTTGCTATGCGATGAATGTAAATTTGATCAAAAAATACCTTTCGGATGTAAATTCACTGAGTATTACAACCGGTAATTTTTTGGTGCTGATGATTCCGGCTTTTGCGGTATTGTTTTGTACCGATTTCTTTCAGGTGATGGATAAAGTTGAGGTGAGGGAATCAGCTATGTATATTGCTGTTTTGGGAGTATTGGGTACCGGTATTGCTAATATTGTGTTCTTTCGGCTAATTCAAATGTCGTCTCCTATTTTTGCTTCTTCGGTAACCTATCTGATTCCGGTTGTTGCTTTTGTTTGGGGCGTATTGGATCATGAAAAGATGGAATTGTTTCAGATAGTCGGAGCGGTGATTATCTTAATCGGAGTTTATTTTTCAGCTCGTAAATAA
- a CDS encoding M16 family metallopeptidase, with product MKKFIYIAASLFLSITMQAQDRPQPKPGPAPTINVKKPETFTLKNGLKVMVVENHKLPRVSYTLTLDNPPYAEGDKKGVADLTSSMIGKGTQKIAKDAFNEEVDFLGANINFSSNGASASGLSKYAGRILELMADGALHPVFTQVEFDKEKAKLLEGIKSQEKSVTAVASRVEDVLAFGKTHPSGEYLSEESINKVTLNDVILNYNTYFVPGNAYLVVIGDVSLKETKKTVEKLFGSWKKAIAPQLTYSDPKNVQYSQINFVDMPNAVQSEIALVNTVNLKMTDKDYFATLLANQILGGGGEGRLFLNLREKHGWTYGAYSSIGAGKYVTKFRSSASVRNAVTDSAVVEFFNELKRIKTDLVSAEDLKNAKAKYIGNFVMQIEKPTTIARYAVNTATQNLPEDFYENYIKNISAVTPEDIRNAANKYFLADNTRVVVVGKAADVLPGLESLKIPIFYFDKYGNPAEKPTVNKPIPAGVTAKTVFDNYIKAIGGEKVVAGVKSIATTATASIQGQTLELISKHTSDNKSLMEMKVAGMSMSKQVINDKSAYAVQQGQRKDYTAEEFKEKKESAAAFPELAYAKRTDLKIKAIENINGSDAYAIENGKSTLYYDVKTGLKIGESKTMERGGQKMTQMVSYSDYKEVKGIKVPYKTIMNVGMDLDFTTSDVKINEGVTAADFQ from the coding sequence ATGAAAAAATTTATATATATAGCAGCGAGCTTGTTTTTATCGATTACTATGCAAGCACAAGACAGACCTCAACCAAAACCGGGGCCGGCGCCAACAATTAATGTTAAAAAGCCGGAAACCTTTACTTTGAAAAACGGATTAAAAGTAATGGTAGTAGAAAACCATAAATTACCGAGAGTTTCCTACACATTAACATTAGACAATCCACCTTATGCTGAAGGCGACAAAAAAGGTGTTGCTGATTTAACCAGCAGCATGATCGGAAAAGGCACTCAAAAAATCGCTAAAGATGCTTTTAACGAAGAAGTAGACTTTTTAGGTGCTAACATCAATTTCTCTTCAAACGGAGCCAGCGCAAGCGGATTATCCAAATATGCCGGCAGAATCCTGGAATTAATGGCCGATGGTGCATTACACCCTGTATTCACACAAGTGGAATTCGACAAAGAGAAAGCTAAATTATTAGAGGGAATCAAATCTCAGGAGAAAAGTGTTACCGCTGTTGCTTCAAGAGTAGAAGATGTTCTTGCATTCGGAAAAACTCACCCAAGCGGAGAATATTTAAGTGAAGAAAGCATCAACAAAGTAACGCTTAACGATGTTATCCTAAACTACAATACCTATTTTGTTCCGGGTAATGCCTACCTTGTTGTTATCGGAGATGTAAGCTTAAAAGAAACAAAGAAGACAGTTGAAAAACTTTTCGGTTCATGGAAAAAAGCGATCGCTCCGCAATTGACTTATTCTGATCCTAAAAACGTTCAGTATTCTCAAATCAACTTTGTAGACATGCCAAACGCAGTACAATCAGAAATTGCTCTTGTAAACACCGTTAATCTTAAAATGACGGATAAAGACTACTTCGCTACATTATTAGCTAACCAGATTCTTGGTGGTGGTGGTGAAGGAAGACTATTCCTTAACTTACGTGAAAAACACGGATGGACTTACGGCGCTTATTCTTCTATCGGAGCAGGAAAATACGTAACTAAATTCCGTTCTTCCGCTTCTGTCAGAAATGCTGTTACTGATAGTGCTGTTGTAGAATTTTTCAACGAATTAAAACGCATTAAAACCGACTTGGTTTCTGCTGAAGATCTAAAAAATGCTAAAGCGAAATACATCGGAAACTTTGTAATGCAAATTGAAAAACCGACAACTATTGCACGTTATGCTGTAAACACTGCTACACAAAATTTACCTGAGGATTTTTACGAAAACTATATCAAAAACATCAGCGCTGTAACACCGGAAGATATCCGTAATGCAGCGAACAAATATTTCTTAGCTGACAACACCCGAGTAGTTGTAGTTGGAAAAGCAGCTGATGTATTACCAGGATTAGAATCTTTAAAAATTCCTATTTTCTATTTTGACAAATACGGAAATCCTGCTGAAAAACCAACTGTGAACAAACCTATTCCTGCCGGAGTTACCGCAAAAACGGTTTTTGACAACTATATCAAAGCAATCGGAGGAGAAAAAGTTGTAGCCGGAGTAAAATCGATTGCAACAACTGCTACTGCATCAATTCAGGGACAAACTTTAGAATTAATCAGCAAACACACTTCCGATAACAAATCGTTAATGGAAATGAAAGTAGCCGGAATGTCAATGTCTAAACAGGTTATAAATGACAAATCAGCTTATGCCGTTCAACAAGGACAGCGTAAAGATTACACAGCAGAGGAATTCAAAGAGAAAAAAGAAAGTGCTGCCGCGTTCCCGGAATTAGCTTATGCTAAAAGAACCGACCTTAAAATCAAAGCGATCGAAAACATCAACGGAAGTGATGCTTACGCTATTGAAAACGGTAAATCGACTTTATATTACGATGTAAAAACCGGTTTAAAAATCGGCGAATCTAAAACCATGGAAAGAGGTGGTCAAAAAATGACACAAATGGTTTCTTACAGCGATTATAAAGAAGTAAAAGGAATAAAAGTTCCTTACAAAACGATTATGAATGTAGGTATGGATCTTGATTTTACTACATCTGACGTAAAAATCAACGAAGGAGTAACCGCTGCTGATTTTCAATAA
- a CDS encoding M16 family metallopeptidase: MKKSLMALSSLLMLGSVASAQKVAFEEYNLDNGLHVILHKDPSAPVVVTSVMYHVGAKDENPNRTGFAHFFEHLLFEGTKNIARGEWFKIVTANGGNNNANTSDDRTYYYEVFPSNNLELALWMESERLMHPVINQIGVDTQNEVVKEEKRLRVDNQPYGNLFTEVKKNIFKNHPYRWAPIGSMEHLDAATLQEFQAFNKKFYIPNNAVLVVAGDFDSAQAKDWIQRYFGPIQKGTPINREKFEEAPITQTIHATYEDPNIQIPMAVTAYRTPSMKTRDARVLDMISSILSDGKSSRLYKKMVDEKKMALQIGAFNYSQEDYGVYFIYGLPLSPNTPADLIKGMDEEITKLQTELISEKDFQKLQNKFENQNVNSNSNLEGVAENLASYYLLYGDVNLINTEIDIYRSITREEIRDVAKKYLNPNQRLILDYTPAKDKAQN; encoded by the coding sequence ATGAAAAAATCTTTAATGGCTTTGAGTTCACTTCTGATGCTTGGCAGCGTAGCTTCGGCGCAGAAAGTAGCGTTTGAAGAATACAATTTAGACAACGGACTTCATGTGATTTTACACAAAGATCCTTCGGCTCCGGTAGTGGTTACTTCTGTAATGTACCACGTAGGTGCCAAAGATGAAAACCCGAACAGAACGGGATTCGCTCACTTCTTCGAACACCTTTTATTCGAAGGGACCAAAAACATCGCTCGTGGTGAGTGGTTCAAAATCGTAACAGCCAACGGTGGAAACAACAATGCCAACACGTCTGATGACAGAACGTATTACTATGAGGTTTTCCCTTCCAACAACCTGGAACTGGCTTTATGGATGGAATCGGAAAGATTAATGCACCCGGTGATCAATCAGATCGGTGTAGACACTCAAAACGAAGTTGTTAAAGAAGAAAAAAGGTTACGTGTAGACAATCAGCCATACGGTAATTTATTTACAGAAGTTAAAAAGAACATCTTTAAAAATCACCCGTACCGTTGGGCTCCTATCGGTTCAATGGAACACCTTGATGCCGCTACACTTCAGGAATTTCAAGCTTTCAACAAAAAATTCTACATTCCTAACAATGCTGTTTTAGTTGTTGCCGGTGATTTTGATTCTGCTCAGGCGAAAGATTGGATCCAACGTTATTTCGGTCCGATCCAAAAAGGAACTCCAATTAATCGTGAGAAATTCGAGGAAGCTCCGATCACACAAACGATTCACGCTACTTACGAAGATCCGAACATCCAAATCCCGATGGCAGTTACTGCTTACAGAACACCATCTATGAAAACACGCGATGCACGAGTACTGGATATGATTTCTTCTATCTTATCTGACGGAAAAAGCTCAAGATTGTACAAAAAGATGGTCGACGAGAAAAAGATGGCATTACAAATCGGTGCTTTCAACTACAGCCAGGAAGATTACGGTGTATACTTTATCTATGGTTTACCTTTAAGCCCGAATACTCCTGCTGACCTTATTAAAGGTATGGATGAAGAAATCACCAAATTACAAACAGAATTAATTTCTGAAAAAGATTTCCAAAAATTACAGAACAAATTCGAGAACCAAAACGTAAACAGCAATTCCAATCTGGAAGGTGTTGCCGAAAACCTGGCTTCTTACTACCTGCTTTATGGTGATGTTAACTTAATTAATACAGAAATTGACATTTACCGTTCCATTACCCGTGAAGAAATCAGAGATGTGGCCAAGAAATATTTGAATCCGAACCAACGTTTGATTTTAGATTATACTCCAGCAAAAGACAAAGCACAAAACTAA
- the rplU gene encoding 50S ribosomal protein L21, with the protein MYAIVEIAGQQFKVSKDLKVYVHRLASEEGTKVTFDKVLLLDDNGNVTLGAPAVEGASVEAKVLKHLKGDKVIVFKKKRRKGYKKKNGHRQSLTQIVIEGIVAGGATKKKATKKAEATEE; encoded by the coding sequence ATGTACGCAATCGTAGAGATAGCAGGGCAACAATTCAAAGTAAGCAAAGACCTGAAGGTTTATGTTCACCGTTTGGCTTCTGAAGAAGGAACTAAAGTTACTTTTGACAAAGTTCTTTTATTAGATGACAACGGAAATGTAACTTTAGGCGCCCCAGCTGTAGAAGGTGCTTCAGTAGAAGCCAAAGTGTTAAAACACTTAAAAGGTGATAAAGTTATCGTTTTCAAAAAGAAAAGAAGAAAAGGATACAAAAAGAAAAATGGTCACAGACAATCTTTAACTCAAATTGTAATCGAAGGTATCGTTGCAGGTGGAGCTACAAAGAAAAAAGCGACTAAAAAAGCGGAAGCTACAGAAGAATAA
- the rpmA gene encoding 50S ribosomal protein L27 — translation MAHKKGVGSSKNGRESESKRLGVKIFGGQAAIAGNIIVRQRGSKHNPGENVYMGKDHTLHAKVDGVVKFQKKGDNKSFVSVIPFEA, via the coding sequence ATGGCTCACAAGAAAGGTGTCGGTAGTTCCAAGAATGGTAGAGAATCAGAATCGAAACGTTTAGGTGTTAAGATTTTTGGTGGTCAAGCTGCAATTGCTGGAAACATTATCGTAAGACAAAGAGGTTCTAAGCACAATCCGGGAGAAAACGTTTACATGGGTAAAGATCATACTTTACATGCAAAAGTTGACGGAGTGGTGAAGTTCCAGAAAAAAGGTGATAACAAATCTTTCGTTTCTGTAATTCCATTCGAAGCATAA
- the ahcY gene encoding adenosylhomocysteinase has translation MSTKTLPFVAYKVKDISLAAWGRKEIELAEAEMPGLMALRAEYKEEQPLKGARIAGCLHMTIQTAVLIETLIALGAEVTWSSCNIFSTQDQAAAAIAATGVQVYAWKGLNEEEFDWCIEQTLFFGEDRQPLNMILDDGGDLTNMVIDRYPELIPGIKGLSEETTTGVHRLYERVKNGTLPMPAINVNDSVTKSKFDNKYGCKESAVDAIRRATDVMLAGKRVVVCGYGDVGKGTAASFRGAGSIVTVTEIDPICALQAAMDGYEVKKLDTVVANADIIITTTGNKDIVIGKHFEKMKDKTIVCNIGHFDNEIDMAWLNKNHGASKIEIKPQVDKYTINGVDIIILAEGRLVNLGCATGHPSFVMSNSFTNQTLAQIELWKHSDKYENQVYMLPKHLDEKVAALHLAKLGVELETLNAEQAAYIGVEVAGPFKPEYYRY, from the coding sequence ATGAGCACAAAAACATTGCCTTTCGTGGCTTACAAAGTGAAAGATATTTCTCTGGCTGCCTGGGGAAGAAAAGAGATTGAATTAGCGGAAGCTGAAATGCCAGGATTAATGGCACTTCGCGCAGAATATAAAGAGGAGCAGCCTTTAAAAGGTGCTCGTATTGCAGGATGTCTTCACATGACAATCCAAACTGCGGTTTTAATTGAAACACTAATCGCTTTAGGAGCTGAAGTTACCTGGAGTTCTTGTAATATTTTCTCTACTCAGGATCAGGCTGCAGCAGCAATCGCAGCAACCGGAGTACAGGTTTATGCCTGGAAAGGACTTAACGAAGAAGAGTTTGACTGGTGTATTGAGCAGACCTTATTCTTCGGAGAAGACAGACAACCGTTAAACATGATCTTAGATGACGGTGGTGATTTAACCAATATGGTAATTGACCGTTATCCGGAATTAATCCCCGGAATCAAAGGATTGTCAGAAGAAACAACTACAGGTGTACACCGTTTATACGAAAGAGTTAAAAACGGAACATTACCAATGCCTGCTATCAACGTAAACGATTCGGTTACTAAATCGAAATTCGACAACAAATACGGATGTAAAGAAAGTGCTGTGGATGCTATCCGTCGTGCTACAGACGTTATGTTAGCCGGAAAAAGAGTTGTAGTTTGCGGATATGGTGATGTTGGAAAAGGTACTGCTGCTTCTTTCCGCGGAGCCGGTTCTATTGTAACCGTTACTGAAATTGACCCGATTTGTGCTTTACAAGCTGCAATGGACGGTTATGAAGTAAAAAAATTAGACACTGTTGTAGCTAATGCCGACATCATCATTACCACAACCGGAAATAAAGATATCGTTATCGGAAAACATTTCGAAAAAATGAAAGACAAGACCATCGTATGTAACATCGGTCACTTTGACAACGAAATCGACATGGCATGGTTAAACAAAAACCACGGTGCTTCTAAAATTGAAATCAAACCTCAGGTTGACAAATATACAATCAACGGAGTAGACATCATTATCTTAGCAGAAGGACGTTTAGTAAACTTAGGATGCGCTACAGGTCACCCAAGCTTTGTAATGAGTAATTCTTTCACGAACCAGACCTTGGCTCAGATCGAATTATGGAAACACAGTGACAAATATGAAAATCAGGTTTACATGTTACCAAAACACCTTGATGAAAAAGTGGCGGCTTTACACCTTGCAAAATTAGGAGTTGAGCTGGAAACTTTAAACGCTGAACAAGCAGCTTATATCGGTGTTGAAGTTGCAGGACCTTTCAAACCGGAATACTACAGATATTAA
- a CDS encoding 4'-phosphopantetheinyl transferase family protein, with amino-acid sequence MPLYKTIVIAPDTRVLIWKITESLDELFRDKPLKASSLARVKGMKSEQHQRGFLSVRNLFEVLGYTDLDLYYDAFGKPHLSDGKNISITHSYDFSAIIVGSYNVGIDMELQREKISKIADKFIDPEFAFLDKTAPDYIRKLTVIWGAKEAKYKMCNSRSLSFKDNMTVNPFTMEEKKGTATVEKDNFKKEFEFYFEEIEDFTLVYALEQDKCG; translated from the coding sequence ATGCCCCTTTATAAAACAATAGTAATAGCTCCCGATACCCGGGTTTTAATCTGGAAAATTACGGAGTCACTGGATGAATTATTCCGGGATAAACCGTTAAAAGCTTCTAGTCTGGCAAGGGTTAAAGGGATGAAATCGGAACAGCATCAGAGAGGATTTCTCAGTGTTCGAAACTTATTTGAAGTTTTGGGATATACCGATCTGGACTTATACTATGATGCATTTGGGAAACCGCATCTTAGTGATGGAAAAAATATCTCAATAACGCATTCCTATGATTTTTCGGCAATTATTGTCGGGTCGTATAATGTAGGTATTGATATGGAGTTGCAACGGGAAAAGATCAGCAAGATTGCAGATAAATTTATCGACCCGGAATTTGCTTTTCTGGATAAAACCGCACCGGATTATATTCGGAAGTTAACGGTAATTTGGGGAGCAAAAGAAGCTAAATATAAGATGTGTAATTCCAGAAGCCTTAGTTTTAAAGATAATATGACGGTAAACCCGTTTACAATGGAAGAGAAAAAAGGAACGGCGACTGTAGAAAAAGATAATTTTAAAAAGGAATTCGAATTTTATTTCGAAGAAATTGAAGACTTTACATTGGTCTATGCCTTAGAACAAGATAAATGTGGTTAG
- a CDS encoding geranylgeranylglyceryl/heptaprenylglyceryl phosphate synthase, with protein MGEIYKQIITAKQQGKRLLAILLDPDKVEIDELEVLVEKIALSEATHIFIGGSLLFANRQDTIITLLKNKLTLPVLLFPGSASHITDLADGILFLSLISGRNPDYLIGQQVQAAPLLKKSKLEVVSTGYMLVESGKQTTVSYISGTTPIPNDKPEIALATALASEMIGHKMIYLEAGSGALHPVPLDMIRMVSQNIDIPLIVGGGIRSKAWMDQVYEAGATLVVIGTAFEKNNDFFSDL; from the coding sequence ATGGGGGAGATTTACAAACAGATAATAACGGCAAAACAACAAGGAAAGCGATTGCTGGCTATTTTACTCGATCCGGATAAAGTCGAAATAGACGAATTGGAAGTACTGGTAGAAAAAATCGCGTTGTCTGAAGCTACTCATATATTTATCGGAGGAAGTCTGTTGTTTGCTAACCGACAGGATACGATTATTACCCTGCTTAAGAATAAATTGACATTGCCGGTATTGTTATTTCCGGGTAGTGCTTCTCATATAACCGATCTGGCTGACGGCATATTGTTTTTGTCCCTTATTTCCGGGAGAAATCCGGATTACCTGATCGGACAGCAGGTTCAGGCAGCTCCGTTACTTAAAAAATCAAAATTAGAAGTGGTATCAACCGGTTATATGTTGGTAGAAAGCGGTAAACAAACAACGGTTTCCTATATCAGCGGAACAACACCAATCCCAAATGATAAGCCGGAGATTGCTTTGGCAACGGCTTTGGCCAGTGAAATGATCGGTCATAAAATGATCTATCTTGAGGCAGGAAGCGGTGCTTTACATCCGGTTCCGTTGGACATGATACGAATGGTTTCGCAAAATATCGATATCCCGCTTATTGTTGGAGGCGGAATACGCTCTAAAGCCTGGATGGATCAGGTGTATGAAGCCGGTGCGACGCTGGTGGTAATCGGAACGGCATTCGAAAAGAATAATGATTTTTTCTCTGATTTGTAA
- the pnuC gene encoding nicotinamide riboside transporter PnuC gives MVEFFLNAYKNASVLQIVLEFIAFVFGIASVWYAKKENIWVYPTGLIATTITVYLLFQAGYLGDMMINLYFSVMSIYGWYNWARKRTNVDQLAISRTTLTEKIIGFVLFFITIIIIFAIYNLFDYEIKHENYVDIVASGLFFTGMWYMANKKIENWTLWIIGDIIAVPLYAYRGLGMLSLQYLIFTILAISAYLEWRKILNSDTQKL, from the coding sequence ATGGTAGAGTTTTTTCTAAACGCCTATAAAAATGCTTCGGTACTGCAAATTGTATTGGAATTTATAGCCTTTGTATTTGGAATTGCGAGTGTTTGGTATGCCAAAAAAGAAAATATTTGGGTGTATCCTACCGGACTGATTGCGACTACGATAACGGTCTATTTGCTGTTTCAGGCGGGCTATTTGGGCGATATGATGATTAATCTGTATTTCTCTGTTATGAGTATTTACGGTTGGTATAACTGGGCACGAAAAAGAACAAACGTTGATCAATTGGCTATATCGCGAACAACGTTAACAGAAAAAATTATCGGATTTGTATTGTTTTTCATAACAATTATTATAATTTTCGCAATCTATAATCTCTTTGATTATGAGATAAAACACGAAAACTATGTTGATATAGTGGCGTCAGGGCTATTTTTTACCGGAATGTGGTATATGGCCAATAAAAAAATTGAAAACTGGACGCTCTGGATAATCGGCGACATTATTGCAGTACCGCTTTATGCATATAGGGGGCTAGGGATGTTGTCGTTACAGTATTTAATATTTACAATATTGGCAATATCGGCCTACTTAGAATGGAGAAAGATCTTAAACAGCGATACTCAAAAGTTATAA